A DNA window from Chitinibacter fontanus contains the following coding sequences:
- the trpC gene encoding indole-3-glycerol phosphate synthase TrpC has product MSDILKKIWATKFEEVATAKKLIPLAEIRAQAEANTDHRDFIAAIRAKHTAGKAAVISEIKKASPSKGVMRDPFIPAEIAPDYEANGAACLSVLTDVQYFQGHADYLKTARAACNIPALRKDFMVDEYQFYEARAWGADCILLIAAELDVKQMQDFEAIAHGLGMAVLVEVHNAEELDAALHLKTPLLGVNNRNLRTFEVSLQTTIDLLPRIVADGRIAVCESGIHTAADVQLMKNHNVHTYLVGEAFMRQPSPGQGLSDLFKPVYG; this is encoded by the coding sequence ATGTCCGACATCCTAAAAAAAATCTGGGCCACCAAGTTTGAAGAAGTGGCTACTGCAAAAAAACTAATCCCGCTAGCGGAAATCCGCGCGCAAGCTGAAGCCAATACTGATCATCGCGATTTTATCGCTGCGATTCGTGCCAAACACACTGCGGGCAAGGCAGCGGTGATTTCCGAGATCAAAAAGGCCAGCCCGAGCAAAGGCGTAATGCGCGATCCATTTATTCCTGCAGAAATTGCGCCCGATTACGAAGCGAATGGCGCAGCGTGCTTGTCGGTGTTGACCGATGTGCAGTATTTCCAAGGCCATGCCGATTATCTGAAGACGGCGCGCGCGGCATGTAACATTCCAGCGCTGCGCAAAGACTTTATGGTCGATGAGTATCAGTTTTATGAAGCACGCGCGTGGGGAGCCGATTGCATTTTGTTAATCGCCGCCGAGCTCGATGTGAAGCAGATGCAAGATTTTGAAGCGATAGCGCACGGCTTAGGCATGGCGGTGTTGGTTGAAGTGCATAACGCCGAAGAACTTGACGCTGCGCTGCATCTGAAAACGCCGCTGCTCGGCGTAAACAACCGCAATCTGCGCACGTTTGAAGTGAGCCTGCAAACCACGATTGATCTGCTACCGCGTATCGTCGCCGATGGCCGTATTGCCGTGTGCGAAAGCGGCATTCACACCGCCGCCGATGTGCAGCTGATGAAGAACCATAATGTGCACACCTATCTGGTGGGCGAGGCGTTTATGCGTCAGCCTTCACCGGGCCAAGGTTTGAGCGATTTGTTTAAGCCCGTGTACGGCTGA
- a CDS encoding PIN domain-containing protein: MDNLYFVDFENLQNIDYDSINKNHDQIVIFAGQNQSKISLDIIKKTQPLGSAVQWIQMEGSGRNSLDFHLSFYLGYFIALQQSLNTKTKVHVISKDADYDLLIKHIQSLGYDCQRRSCFGNSTKSTTEVDTKAEIALVPVEKGQQSSHTASLPSQSNKSVPTISTSQAAGSKATEELTTSGVYDTLIDQLKKIGKLKRPRTQKTLSNFITSHYRGRKKDLNSSKVVDLLKANRKIKIADERISYLF; this comes from the coding sequence ATGGATAATTTATATTTTGTCGACTTTGAAAATCTGCAAAATATTGACTACGACTCGATTAACAAAAACCATGATCAGATCGTTATTTTTGCAGGGCAAAATCAATCGAAAATCAGCCTCGATATTATCAAAAAAACCCAGCCGCTAGGCTCTGCTGTGCAATGGATTCAAATGGAAGGCTCAGGAAGAAATAGCCTAGATTTCCACCTGTCCTTCTACCTTGGCTATTTCATCGCTTTACAACAATCATTAAATACAAAAACAAAAGTTCATGTAATATCGAAGGATGCTGACTACGACCTTTTAATCAAACACATTCAAAGCTTAGGTTATGATTGCCAGCGCAGAAGTTGCTTTGGAAACTCTACAAAATCAACCACAGAAGTTGATACTAAAGCGGAAATTGCTCTCGTACCCGTAGAGAAAGGGCAACAAAGCTCTCATACTGCATCGCTCCCAAGCCAAAGTAATAAGTCAGTTCCTACAATATCTACCTCACAAGCAGCAGGAAGTAAAGCAACCGAGGAACTCACAACTAGCGGCGTTTATGATACCTTAATCGACCAGCTAAAAAAAATTGGAAAATTAAAGCGCCCACGAACTCAGAAGACTTTATCCAATTTCATCACTTCACATTATCGCGGCAGAAAAAAAGATTTAAATTCAAGCAAAGTAGTAGATTTACTCAAAGCGAATAGAAAAATCAAAATAGCCGACGAACGAATTTCATATTTATTTTAA
- a CDS encoding GFA family protein codes for MKTYHGSCHCGAVKFRIVSPEITSGVRCNCSICQRKGALMTPHIYSPDDLVIESGEDQLSVYQFGTGVAKHYFCKVCGIYPFHQTMRKAGYYRVNVGCLEGVEPLQLQVEVFDGKRL; via the coding sequence ATGAAAACCTACCATGGCAGCTGCCATTGCGGCGCAGTGAAATTTCGCATTGTTTCGCCTGAGATCACCTCAGGCGTGCGCTGCAATTGCTCAATCTGCCAGCGCAAAGGCGCGCTGATGACGCCGCATATTTATTCGCCAGATGATTTGGTCATTGAATCGGGTGAGGATCAATTGAGCGTGTACCAATTTGGCACTGGCGTGGCGAAGCACTATTTCTGCAAAGTGTGTGGGATTTATCCTTTCCACCAGACGATGCGCAAAGCTGGATATTACCGCGTCAATGTGGGCTGCCTTGAGGGTGTAGAGCCGCTTCAATTGCAAGTTGAAGTGTTTGATGGCAAGCGTTTGTAA
- the trpD gene encoding anthranilate phosphoribosyltransferase encodes MITIQAALNRLIDNNELFYDEMLHLMRQIMSGEMTQAQTAALLMGLRTKVESVSEIAAAATVMREFSTKVAVQDRSHLVDTCGTGGDGAHTFNISTCSAFVAAAAGAKVAKHGGRSVSSSSGSADVLEAFGVNLNLSAEQVGQCIDEVGLGFMFAPNHHSAMKYVAPVRKELGVRTIFNILGPLTNPAGADNQVMGVFHPDLVGIQARVLKQLGSKHILIVHGKDGMDEISISTPTMIAELKDGEIIEYEFDPRELGFELADIKTLHASNAAESKAIIEGILNGSLTGPCRDIVLLNAGAAIYAANLAVTLEDGINAAHEALSSGAAKAKLDALIQFTQGLAQA; translated from the coding sequence ATGATTACTATTCAAGCCGCACTCAACCGCCTGATCGACAATAACGAGTTGTTTTACGACGAAATGCTGCACCTGATGCGCCAGATTATGTCGGGCGAAATGACGCAGGCGCAAACTGCTGCGCTGCTCATGGGCTTGCGCACCAAAGTTGAAAGTGTTTCCGAAATTGCCGCAGCCGCAACCGTGATGCGCGAATTTTCGACCAAAGTCGCCGTGCAAGATCGCAGCCACCTCGTTGATACTTGCGGCACAGGCGGCGATGGCGCTCACACGTTTAATATTTCAACCTGCTCGGCTTTTGTCGCCGCCGCAGCGGGCGCGAAAGTGGCGAAACACGGCGGTCGCTCAGTGTCATCGAGCTCTGGCTCGGCCGATGTACTCGAAGCATTTGGCGTGAATCTAAACCTCAGCGCCGAACAGGTTGGCCAGTGTATCGACGAAGTCGGCCTTGGTTTTATGTTCGCGCCGAATCATCACAGCGCGATGAAATACGTTGCCCCTGTTCGTAAAGAGCTGGGCGTGCGCACGATTTTCAATATCCTTGGGCCACTCACCAACCCCGCCGGAGCTGACAACCAAGTAATGGGTGTTTTCCACCCCGATCTGGTAGGTATACAAGCACGAGTCTTAAAGCAATTGGGCTCCAAGCATATACTGATCGTACATGGCAAAGATGGCATGGACGAAATCTCGATCAGCACGCCGACGATGATTGCCGAACTCAAAGACGGCGAAATCATCGAATACGAATTCGATCCACGTGAATTGGGTTTTGAATTGGCCGACATTAAAACACTGCACGCCAGCAATGCGGCTGAATCCAAAGCCATTATCGAAGGCATTTTGAACGGCAGCCTCACTGGCCCTTGCCGCGACATCGTGCTGCTGAACGCCGGAGCTGCGATCTACGCCGCAAACTTGGCGGTGACGCTGGAAGACGGCATCAACGCTGCGCATGAAGCACTGTCCAGCGGCGCGGCCAAAGCCAAGCTCGACGCTCTCATCCAATTTACCCAAGGCTTGGCGCAAGCATGA
- a CDS encoding aminodeoxychorismate/anthranilate synthase component II — translation MLLMIDNYDSFTYNLVQYFGELGQDVHVHRNDEISIEQIEAMKPKYLVISPGPCSPLEAGISVPAIKHFAGKLPIMGVCLGHQSIGEAFGGKIIHAKTLMHGKVSPVIHNDVGMFKDIPSPVTVTRYHSLAIERESLPDCLEVTAWTEDGEIMGVRHKTLAIEGVQFHPESILTEHGHKMLENFLKEWA, via the coding sequence ATGCTTTTAATGATCGACAACTACGATAGTTTTACTTACAACCTCGTGCAGTATTTTGGCGAACTCGGCCAAGACGTGCATGTGCATCGCAACGACGAAATCAGCATCGAGCAAATCGAGGCGATGAAGCCTAAATATCTGGTGATTTCACCCGGCCCCTGCTCACCACTAGAAGCGGGTATTTCGGTGCCAGCGATTAAGCATTTCGCTGGCAAGTTGCCGATTATGGGCGTGTGCTTGGGGCATCAATCCATTGGCGAAGCCTTTGGCGGCAAGATTATCCACGCCAAAACGCTGATGCATGGCAAGGTATCGCCTGTTATCCATAATGATGTCGGGATGTTCAAAGACATACCCTCCCCTGTTACGGTAACGCGTTATCACTCGTTGGCGATCGAGCGCGAATCGCTACCTGATTGCCTTGAAGTCACCGCGTGGACTGAAGACGGCGAAATCATGGGCGTGCGCCACAAAACACTGGCGATCGAGGGCGTGCAATTTCACCCCGAATCGATCCTGACCGAGCACGGGCACAAGATGCTCGAGAACTTCCTAAAAGAATGGGCGTAA
- the trpE gene encoding anthranilate synthase component I, with product MISRTEFADLAAQGYNRIPLISELFADLDTPLSVYLKLANRPYSYLLESVVGGERFGRYSFIGLPARTRIKVCGTRTELIHDDQVIETHDGNPLDYIEAYQARFKAPPSKGLPRFMGGLVGYFGYETIRYIERKLAECNKPDPIGAPDIQLLLSEEIVVVDNLSGKLYLVVYADPANDNAFDVAEARLLELRMKLREPAQIPFSLPVAAHGTPVSEFGEQPFKDAVLKAKEYIKDGDVMQVVLAQRMSAPFAASPMSLYRSLRSINPSPYMFYYDFGDMHIVGASPEILVRLEDDTVTVRPIAGTRPRGKDRAEDLALETELLADEKEIAEHVMLIDLGRNDAGRVAQTGSVKLVDKMVVERYSHVMHIVSSVEGKLKPKQTAIDVLKATFPAGTVSGAPKVRAMEIIDELEPTKRGVYSGAVGYLGFNGDMDVAIALRTAVVKNQTLFMQAGAGIVADSVPQSEWQETLNKARAVLRAAELASQGLDA from the coding sequence ATGATTTCCCGTACCGAATTTGCAGACCTTGCAGCGCAAGGCTACAACCGCATTCCTTTGATTTCCGAGCTTTTTGCTGATCTTGATACCCCGCTATCGGTTTATTTGAAGCTCGCTAATCGCCCTTATTCGTATCTGCTTGAATCTGTCGTGGGTGGCGAGCGTTTTGGCCGCTACTCATTCATTGGCCTGCCAGCCCGTACCCGCATCAAAGTCTGTGGTACTCGCACTGAGCTGATCCATGATGATCAAGTGATCGAAACGCATGATGGCAATCCGCTTGATTACATTGAAGCCTACCAAGCTCGTTTTAAAGCGCCACCAAGCAAAGGCCTGCCGCGCTTTATGGGTGGACTGGTTGGCTATTTTGGCTACGAAACCATACGCTATATCGAGCGTAAACTGGCCGAATGCAACAAACCCGACCCAATCGGCGCGCCTGATATTCAACTTTTATTGTCAGAAGAAATCGTCGTAGTCGACAATTTATCAGGCAAGCTGTATCTCGTTGTTTATGCTGATCCGGCCAATGACAATGCTTTCGATGTGGCCGAAGCACGCTTGCTTGAGCTGCGAATGAAACTACGCGAGCCAGCACAAATCCCGTTCTCGCTACCCGTTGCCGCACACGGCACGCCAGTTTCCGAATTTGGCGAACAGCCATTCAAAGACGCGGTACTGAAAGCCAAGGAATACATTAAAGACGGCGATGTGATGCAGGTGGTACTCGCACAACGCATGAGCGCGCCATTTGCCGCCTCGCCGATGTCGCTGTATCGCTCGCTGCGCAGCATCAATCCATCGCCGTATATGTTCTATTACGACTTTGGCGATATGCATATTGTCGGTGCTTCACCCGAAATCTTGGTCCGCCTCGAAGACGACACTGTTACCGTGCGCCCAATCGCTGGTACGCGCCCACGCGGTAAAGATCGTGCCGAAGATCTCGCGCTCGAAACCGAGTTGCTCGCCGATGAAAAAGAAATTGCCGAGCACGTAATGTTGATCGACCTTGGCCGAAATGATGCAGGCCGCGTAGCGCAAACTGGCTCGGTTAAACTCGTCGACAAAATGGTCGTTGAGCGCTATTCGCACGTGATGCACATTGTTTCCAGCGTAGAGGGCAAACTCAAGCCTAAGCAAACCGCCATCGACGTTCTGAAAGCCACCTTCCCGGCGGGTACCGTTTCAGGCGCGCCGAAAGTGCGCGCAATGGAAATCATCGACGAACTCGAACCAACGAAACGTGGTGTGTATTCGGGTGCAGTGGGTTACTTAGGCTTTAACGGCGATATGGACGTCGCCATCGCGCTGCGTACCGCCGTAGTTAAAAATCAAACCCTGTTTATGCAAGCCGGTGCCGGCATCGTTGCCGATTCAGTACCGCAAAGCGAGTGGCAAGAAACGCTGAACAAAGCCCGCGCCGTACTGCGCGCCGCCGAACTTGCCAGCCAAGGCCTCGACGCCTAA
- the cysS gene encoding cysteine--tRNA ligase, giving the protein MLTLHNSLAREKQEFKPITPGHVNMYVCGMTVYDYCHIGHARMVVVFDVVARWLRQSGYHVNHVRNITDIDDKIIKRAVENGESIQSLTSRFIDAMNEDFAALGIIRPDHEPRATDHVGGMQAIISKLFDKGLAYHAPNGDVYYSVKDFDGYGKLSRKDFDEQRAGERVEVDPNKRDPRDFVLWKAAKTDEPAEVKWDSPWGKGRPGWHIECSAMSCHHLGEHFDIHGGGEDLQFPHHENEIAQSEGAHGQQYVNYWLHNGFINVDNEKMSKSLGNFFIIREVLQKFDAEVLRFFILRAHYRSPLNYSDVHLNDAKNALTRLYTALKTVPPADVTIDWSDPLAARFKAAMDDDFATTEAVAVLFELAAEANKHAGTELGAQKAGLLKALGGVLGLLQRDPQSFLQADVGAEGEWTADKIEAAIVARREARAAKNWAEGDRIRDELAAAGIVLEDKAGETTWRRS; this is encoded by the coding sequence ATGCTGACACTGCATAACTCTCTCGCCCGCGAAAAGCAGGAATTCAAACCGATCACTCCAGGTCATGTGAATATGTATGTCTGCGGTATGACCGTGTATGACTACTGTCACATCGGCCATGCACGGATGGTGGTGGTGTTTGATGTGGTGGCGCGCTGGTTGCGTCAGAGTGGTTACCATGTGAATCACGTGCGCAACATTACCGATATTGACGACAAAATCATCAAGCGTGCAGTTGAAAATGGCGAATCGATCCAAAGCCTGACTTCGCGTTTCATTGACGCAATGAATGAAGATTTTGCTGCGCTGGGTATTATTCGCCCTGATCACGAGCCTCGCGCTACCGATCACGTTGGCGGGATGCAAGCGATTATTAGCAAGTTGTTTGATAAAGGTTTGGCGTATCACGCGCCAAATGGCGACGTGTACTACTCGGTGAAAGATTTTGACGGCTACGGCAAATTGTCGCGCAAAGATTTTGACGAGCAACGTGCTGGTGAGCGCGTTGAGGTTGATCCTAATAAACGCGATCCACGCGATTTTGTGTTGTGGAAAGCTGCCAAAACCGATGAGCCGGCCGAAGTGAAGTGGGATTCACCATGGGGAAAAGGGCGTCCGGGCTGGCATATCGAATGCTCGGCGATGTCTTGCCACCATTTGGGTGAGCATTTTGATATTCATGGCGGCGGTGAAGATTTGCAATTTCCGCACCATGAAAATGAAATTGCTCAGTCCGAAGGCGCGCACGGCCAGCAATACGTGAATTACTGGCTACACAATGGCTTTATCAATGTCGACAACGAAAAAATGTCGAAGAGCCTAGGTAACTTCTTCATTATTCGTGAAGTGTTGCAGAAATTTGATGCTGAAGTGCTGCGCTTCTTTATTTTGCGCGCTCACTATCGCAGCCCACTGAACTACAGCGATGTGCATTTGAATGATGCAAAAAATGCGCTGACTCGTTTGTATACTGCGCTGAAAACGGTTCCGCCGGCAGACGTAACCATCGATTGGAGTGATCCATTGGCTGCGCGTTTCAAAGCGGCGATGGATGATGACTTCGCGACTACTGAAGCTGTCGCAGTATTGTTCGAATTAGCGGCAGAAGCGAATAAACATGCCGGTACCGAGTTGGGTGCACAAAAAGCGGGGCTACTTAAAGCGCTGGGTGGCGTGCTCGGTTTGTTGCAGCGTGATCCGCAATCTTTCTTGCAGGCTGATGTCGGAGCAGAAGGGGAGTGGACTGCGGACAAAATCGAAGCGGCTATCGTGGCGCGTCGTGAAGCGCGTGCCGCGAAAAACTGGGCCGAAGGCGATCGAATTCGCGATGAGTTAGCTGCGGCGGGGATTGTGCTGGAAGATAAGGCGGGCGAGACCACTTGGCGTCGCAGTTGA
- a CDS encoding SPOR domain-containing protein, translated as MSEGLDPILQQKEQQQLKTQLLWRLGIAGGLITAILFGIGWIEKSQENAAPNVQIPQIAPELNASEPEAIASAASEAATAAPSPTASASPKPTDSPKPSAISATTAPPHTTTNPASKQVNSSPIQKIENAPKNIPQTSKQPEITPRALATAIPLNNKPSPTLNSKSVTSETPTNTNSRPLVADYPAPLNSARGYSVQAGVFLLSNNAEKLLSQLQQAGIPAYLETRVQIGPFKSKAEADAAVKKLKALGITPVVKTE; from the coding sequence ATGAGTGAAGGCCTAGACCCGATCCTGCAGCAAAAAGAGCAGCAACAACTTAAAACCCAACTACTTTGGCGCCTCGGCATTGCGGGCGGATTAATTACCGCGATACTTTTTGGCATCGGGTGGATCGAAAAAAGTCAGGAAAATGCGGCACCCAACGTACAAATTCCGCAAATAGCGCCCGAACTCAATGCCAGCGAGCCAGAGGCGATCGCCTCAGCTGCGAGCGAGGCAGCTACAGCCGCACCCTCCCCAACAGCTAGCGCTTCACCCAAGCCAACCGACTCACCAAAGCCAAGCGCCATTAGTGCAACAACAGCACCGCCACACACCACTACCAACCCGGCCAGCAAGCAAGTCAACAGCAGCCCAATTCAAAAAATTGAAAACGCACCAAAAAACATACCCCAGACCAGTAAACAACCAGAAATAACGCCAAGAGCGCTTGCAACAGCAATACCCCTAAACAACAAACCTTCTCCTACCCTAAACAGCAAGTCAGTGACCAGCGAGACACCTACCAATACCAATAGCAGACCATTAGTTGCCGATTATCCAGCACCGCTAAACAGCGCGCGCGGTTACAGCGTGCAAGCTGGCGTATTTCTACTCTCGAACAATGCGGAAAAACTGCTTAGCCAACTCCAACAAGCTGGCATACCCGCCTACCTAGAAACCCGCGTGCAAATTGGCCCATTTAAAAGCAAAGCTGAAGCTGATGCTGCAGTCAAAAAACTCAAAGCACTTGGCATCACGCCGGTAGTTAAAACCGAATAA
- the ndk gene encoding nucleoside-diphosphate kinase: MTIERTISIIKPDAVAKNVIGKIYDRFESAGLKVVAAKMKQLSRAEAEGFYAVHKERPFFNDLVNFMISGPVMIQVLQGENAVLKNRELMGATNPKEAAAGTIRADFAASIDANAVHGSDSLENAAIEIAYFFAASEVYGA; this comes from the coding sequence ATGACTATCGAACGCACAATTTCTATCATCAAGCCTGATGCAGTTGCTAAAAACGTGATCGGTAAAATTTACGATCGTTTCGAGTCTGCTGGCCTGAAAGTGGTTGCGGCTAAAATGAAGCAATTGTCACGCGCTGAAGCAGAAGGCTTTTACGCTGTACATAAAGAGCGCCCTTTCTTTAACGATTTGGTGAACTTTATGATCTCTGGCCCAGTCATGATCCAAGTATTGCAAGGCGAAAACGCAGTATTGAAAAACCGTGAATTGATGGGCGCTACTAACCCGAAAGAAGCGGCTGCAGGTACGATTCGTGCTGATTTTGCGGCAAGCATCGACGCAAATGCAGTGCACGGTTCAGATAGTTTGGAAAATGCAGCGATTGAAATTGCGTATTTCTTTGCTGCTTCAGAAGTTTACGGCGCTTAA
- the rlmN gene encoding 23S rRNA (adenine(2503)-C(2))-methyltransferase RlmN, with protein sequence MSLNLLDYDAERLGQLMVQMGEKPFRAKQLLKWVHQRGAADFDVMSDIAKSFRQKLTEQACVAPPSMMAEQIAQDGTRKWLLDVGTGNGVEAVFIPEDDRGTLCVSSQVGCALDCTFCSTARQGFNRNLSTAEIIGQLWWANQRLSFDAARLGNAVNDDTRIVSNVVMMGMGEPLANYDNVVAAMRLMLDDNAYGLSRRRVTLSTSGMVPQLDRLREDCPVALAVSLHAPNDKIRDEIVPINKKYPLKELLNACNRYLEKAPRDFVTFEYVMLAGINDQPEHARQLVDLARSVSCKFNLIPFNPFPNSGYARSGREAIHRFRDILIQAGYIVTVRKTRGDDIDAACGQLAGQVLDKTRRTEKMAETRPILFQQK encoded by the coding sequence ATGTCATTAAATTTGTTGGATTACGATGCTGAGCGACTCGGCCAATTGATGGTGCAGATGGGGGAGAAGCCTTTTCGTGCCAAGCAATTGCTCAAGTGGGTTCATCAGCGCGGCGCCGCTGATTTTGACGTGATGAGCGATATTGCGAAGTCATTTCGTCAGAAATTGACCGAGCAAGCCTGTGTGGCTCCGCCTTCAATGATGGCCGAACAAATTGCCCAAGATGGCACCCGCAAGTGGTTGCTGGATGTCGGTACGGGCAATGGCGTTGAGGCTGTTTTTATTCCTGAGGATGACCGCGGTACATTATGTGTGTCGAGTCAGGTCGGTTGTGCGCTGGACTGTACGTTTTGTTCAACAGCACGCCAAGGTTTTAATCGTAATTTAAGCACTGCTGAAATTATTGGCCAATTGTGGTGGGCGAATCAGCGCTTGTCATTTGATGCCGCCCGGTTGGGTAATGCGGTGAATGACGATACGCGCATCGTGTCGAATGTCGTAATGATGGGGATGGGCGAGCCGCTGGCTAACTACGATAATGTGGTCGCCGCAATGCGCTTGATGCTTGATGATAATGCCTATGGCTTATCGCGCCGTCGTGTGACATTGTCTACATCGGGTATGGTGCCTCAGCTTGATCGTTTGCGTGAAGATTGCCCGGTGGCATTGGCTGTTAGTTTGCATGCGCCGAATGATAAAATTCGTGATGAAATTGTTCCAATTAATAAAAAATACCCATTAAAAGAATTACTTAATGCCTGTAATCGTTATCTGGAAAAAGCGCCGCGCGATTTTGTGACGTTTGAGTACGTGATGCTGGCAGGGATTAACGATCAACCCGAACACGCACGCCAACTGGTTGATTTGGCACGTTCGGTGTCATGTAAATTTAATCTGATACCATTTAACCCATTCCCTAACTCAGGGTATGCGCGCTCTGGGCGTGAGGCGATTCACCGATTCCGTGATATTCTGATTCAGGCTGGTTACATTGTGACTGTGCGAAAAACGCGTGGTGATGATATTGATGCTGCATGCGGCCAGTTGGCTGGGCAGGTATTAGATAAAACCCGCCGAACTGAAAAAATGGCAGAAACTCGCCCGATTTTGTTTCAACAAAAATAA
- a CDS encoding tetratricopeptide repeat protein yields the protein MKKNCLLALILVLSPLVQANEDLSADEQRAATRTSLASEYYRRGAYAVAIEEGKKALESVPNYAQALNVLAVSYVALKDDAKGRMYFEQAVKAAPKDSDINQNFGAFLCERGDYKAGLARYDIVLSNTLYATPELTLIAAANCSLQAGDRALARQYFDRASKQRTNNLSVKFQVANYLLSEGELAQAKQLFIEVLRAVSKAPPELLWLGVRIERKIGNKEAELRYANELKRNHPDSVEATKLMTGQYD from the coding sequence ATGAAAAAAAACTGTTTGCTTGCTTTGATATTGGTTCTTTCGCCGCTAGTGCAGGCAAATGAAGATCTAAGTGCTGATGAGCAGCGAGCAGCTACCCGTACCAGTCTGGCATCTGAGTATTATCGCCGTGGTGCATATGCGGTTGCCATTGAAGAGGGAAAAAAGGCACTTGAGTCTGTTCCAAATTATGCTCAAGCACTCAATGTGCTGGCTGTTTCATACGTCGCACTCAAAGATGATGCGAAAGGCCGGATGTATTTTGAGCAGGCAGTTAAAGCAGCCCCGAAAGACTCAGATATTAATCAGAATTTTGGTGCTTTTTTATGTGAGCGCGGCGATTACAAGGCAGGTCTTGCCCGCTATGATATCGTGCTCAGTAATACCCTATATGCAACGCCTGAACTTACGTTGATTGCCGCGGCTAATTGCAGCTTGCAGGCGGGCGATAGAGCGCTAGCCCGGCAATATTTTGATCGTGCGAGTAAACAGCGCACGAATAATTTATCGGTAAAATTTCAGGTGGCGAATTATTTGCTGAGCGAGGGTGAACTTGCTCAGGCAAAACAATTATTTATTGAAGTTTTGCGGGCCGTTTCCAAGGCTCCTCCCGAATTGCTATGGCTTGGCGTGCGTATTGAACGTAAAATCGGCAACAAAGAAGCTGAGTTGCGATATGCCAATGAATTAAAGCGTAACCACCCAGATTCTGTTGAAGCAACCAAGCTGATGACCGGACAATATGATTGA
- a CDS encoding RodZ domain-containing protein has protein sequence MIEEQENKPVASPSFLPAGRQLRAAREALGLTVEDVAGQLKLSRRQVQALEQEAFDELPSNLFIRGFVRNYARLVQIDPAPLIDYLANVLPGEAAQESPSSVSIEVGQSFPEMRSSTRSSSSTLIVVVALLGVFLGVGGVYWYLQQPSTPEVALPELNAPEAIPASAASEAATEVASSAVVATAQPQTSASVASKVEVTAAPLVSPIAASVVAGAAELSVVTESDSWVQIVDSTGSKVLSEIVRPGYERKVTGVAPFSVKVGNAPKTKLTIQGRPVDLSSYLKPGSDVVNLELK, from the coding sequence ATGATTGAAGAACAAGAAAATAAACCCGTAGCATCTCCGTCATTCCTGCCTGCGGGCCGCCAATTGCGCGCTGCACGCGAAGCCTTAGGTCTTACTGTTGAGGATGTAGCTGGACAGCTAAAACTGTCTCGCCGTCAGGTTCAAGCACTAGAGCAAGAAGCTTTTGATGAATTGCCTAGCAATTTATTTATTCGGGGTTTTGTACGCAATTATGCTCGCTTAGTGCAGATCGACCCTGCTCCTTTGATTGATTATCTTGCTAACGTATTGCCGGGTGAAGCTGCGCAAGAAAGTCCTAGCTCAGTGAGTATCGAAGTTGGTCAATCATTTCCAGAAATGCGCAGTTCAACACGCTCTTCGAGTTCTACCTTGATTGTTGTCGTTGCATTGCTGGGTGTTTTTCTGGGCGTGGGTGGCGTGTATTGGTACCTTCAGCAGCCATCGACGCCAGAAGTTGCTCTGCCAGAACTAAATGCACCTGAAGCGATTCCTGCCTCAGCCGCTAGCGAAGCAGCTACTGAAGTTGCAAGCTCAGCAGTAGTGGCAACTGCTCAGCCACAGACGAGCGCAAGTGTGGCTTCTAAAGTAGAAGTCACCGCAGCCCCACTTGTAAGCCCGATTGCAGCTTCTGTTGTTGCTGGTGCTGCAGAATTAAGCGTGGTTACCGAGTCGGATAGTTGGGTGCAAATCGTCGACAGCACCGGATCAAAAGTCTTGTCTGAAATTGTTCGGCCTGGTTACGAGCGTAAAGTGACTGGTGTGGCGCCATTTTCTGTGAAAGTAGGCAATGCCCCTAAAACAAAACTGACCATTCAAGGTCGTCCAGTTGATTTGAGTAGCTATCTCAAACCTGGTTCTGATGTTGTTAATTTGGAATTGAAATAA